In Pollutimonas sp. M17, a single genomic region encodes these proteins:
- a CDS encoding TonB-dependent receptor domain-containing protein — translation MPFKLNRQALAVLSCFLPLAAAAQTDNSVSRLDDIVVTASRTAQLEKDVIGDVTVIKKEDLQKEGQNSVAEILAKQPGIQFYSNGGPQTATGVMLRGNEPRHTLVLIDGIRVNSMITSVTNWNAIDPATIERIEVIRGAASSLYGSDAIGGVVNIITKKTGEDRPLSAWGNIGYGSNDTFKSSAGISGAQDGWDYALSSSLAESGGFNATRRPEKPTAFDMYNKDDDGYTQRSLNASLGYRWQAGHHIGLTAYNGYMNGDYDAGSDPRRAYAITRQQAYSITSTDDITDAWQSVLRFGYSKEFVDSRSVDSFTGEFGSGTLGSQQKSYSWQNNLKFSENQNVSLILERLEERPGSSSEFTINQRNTNSAGLVYRGDFDRHHLQASVRNDNISGYGNQATGGLAYDLDLNDQWRVGVAGNTGFRAPSFTELYSPLNFGFVGNPDLAPEKSRNIEASIRYTSDTTRLSAVAYQNKVRQLIDGYVCFLDCGGFNGSYHAENVDSATLRGLSLEAEQDIGRTTLRAGADFLNPRNDKTGDQLRWRARQVYRLSVDHRFDALRVGAEYQFTGKRYNDADNKVSIGGYGLYNLTAAYDFSKHAGVQVRWNNLFNKDYTNVHGYNMPGSNVFVNFSFRM, via the coding sequence ATGCCTTTCAAATTAAACCGGCAAGCGCTTGCCGTTCTTTCCTGCTTCCTTCCTCTGGCCGCTGCGGCCCAAACCGACAATTCCGTTTCCCGGCTGGACGACATCGTCGTCACCGCCAGCCGCACGGCGCAGCTGGAAAAAGACGTCATTGGCGACGTAACCGTCATCAAGAAGGAGGATCTTCAAAAGGAAGGCCAGAACAGCGTTGCCGAGATACTGGCCAAGCAGCCGGGCATCCAGTTCTACAGCAACGGCGGCCCGCAGACCGCCACGGGCGTCATGCTAAGGGGCAACGAGCCCCGCCATACGCTGGTCCTGATCGACGGAATCCGCGTCAACAGCATGATCACGAGCGTAACGAACTGGAATGCGATCGATCCGGCCACGATAGAACGCATCGAGGTCATACGCGGCGCGGCCAGCAGCCTGTATGGTTCGGATGCGATCGGCGGCGTCGTGAACATCATCACGAAGAAAACCGGCGAGGACCGGCCGCTGAGCGCATGGGGCAATATCGGCTACGGCAGCAACGACACATTCAAGTCCAGCGCAGGCATCTCCGGCGCCCAGGACGGATGGGACTACGCCCTATCCAGCAGCCTGGCCGAAAGCGGCGGCTTCAATGCCACGCGCCGCCCTGAAAAACCCACCGCGTTCGACATGTACAACAAGGATGACGACGGCTACACGCAGCGCTCCCTCAACGCGTCGCTGGGCTACCGCTGGCAGGCCGGCCATCATATCGGCCTGACCGCCTATAACGGCTATATGAACGGCGACTACGACGCGGGCTCCGATCCGCGCCGCGCCTATGCCATCACGCGGCAGCAAGCCTATTCCATCACCAGCACCGACGACATCACCGATGCCTGGCAGAGCGTGCTGAGGTTCGGTTATTCCAAGGAATTCGTCGATAGCCGCAGCGTCGACTCGTTCACCGGGGAGTTCGGCTCCGGCACGCTAGGCAGCCAGCAAAAATCGTACTCCTGGCAGAACAATCTGAAGTTTTCAGAGAATCAGAACGTATCCCTGATCCTGGAGCGCCTGGAAGAGCGCCCCGGAAGCTCATCCGAATTCACCATCAATCAGCGCAACACGAATTCGGCCGGCCTGGTGTACCGCGGCGACTTCGACCGGCATCACCTTCAAGCCAGCGTGCGCAACGACAACATCTCGGGCTACGGAAACCAGGCCACGGGCGGACTGGCCTACGACCTGGACCTGAACGACCAGTGGCGCGTGGGCGTGGCGGGCAACACGGGCTTTCGCGCCCCCAGCTTCACCGAACTGTATTCGCCGCTGAATTTCGGCTTCGTGGGCAATCCCGACCTGGCGCCCGAAAAGTCCCGGAATATCGAAGCGAGCATCCGTTACACCTCGGATACCACGCGCTTGAGCGCCGTGGCCTATCAGAACAAGGTCAGGCAGCTGATCGACGGCTATGTCTGCTTTCTGGACTGCGGCGGCTTCAACGGAAGCTATCATGCCGAGAATGTGGACTCGGCCACCTTGCGCGGGCTGAGCCTGGAAGCGGAGCAGGATATCGGGCGCACGACGCTGCGCGCCGGCGCGGATTTTCTGAATCCACGCAACGACAAGACGGGCGATCAGTTGCGCTGGCGCGCCAGGCAGGTGTACCGCCTGAGCGTGGATCACCGCTTCGACGCGCTGCGCGTAGGCGCCGAGTATCAGTTCACGGGCAAGCGCTACAACGATGCGGACAACAAGGTATCCATAGGTGGCTACGGCTTGTACAACCTGACGGCGGCCTACGATTTCAGCAAGCATGCCGGAGTGCAGGTGCGCTGGAACAACCTTTTCAACAAGGATTACACCAATGTCCATGGATACAACATGCCCGGCTCGAACGTATTCGTGAACTTCTCGTTCCGGATGTAG
- a CDS encoding cobalamin-binding protein gives MLPPSAQGHTDAAGAAQARAARAITLAPHITELVFAAGAGERIVGTVSSSDFPPKAKSIPRIGDGINVNVEKTLALRPDVVIAWLPSGAAQTLAPSLSRLGLPLLYSRPQALDDIPGQVRRFGQLFSTEAAALPAAKALEERIASLRAGHAGARTVSVFIEVGASPLYTIGADPLLNDALQSCAGVNIYADTAIAAPQISAESVLVKQPQVVIAPASGSTRVDEVRERWAALGLPAALKGHVYGIDPDAFFRPGPRLVDAAQELCSYLDMAR, from the coding sequence ATGCTTCCGCCATCCGCGCAGGGCCACACGGATGCGGCCGGGGCGGCGCAGGCTCGGGCCGCCCGCGCCATCACCCTGGCGCCGCATATCACCGAACTGGTCTTCGCCGCGGGCGCGGGGGAGCGCATCGTCGGCACCGTCTCCAGCAGCGATTTTCCGCCCAAGGCAAAAAGCATTCCCCGCATCGGCGACGGAATCAATGTAAACGTGGAAAAGACGCTGGCGCTGCGTCCCGATGTCGTCATCGCCTGGCTGCCGTCGGGCGCGGCTCAGACCCTGGCTCCGTCGCTGTCGCGCCTGGGCCTGCCGCTGCTTTACTCCCGGCCCCAGGCGCTGGATGACATCCCCGGCCAGGTCCGGCGGTTCGGACAGCTGTTCTCCACCGAGGCCGCCGCCCTTCCCGCCGCCAAGGCGTTGGAAGAACGCATCGCGTCCCTGCGCGCCGGGCACGCCGGGGCCAGGACGGTGTCGGTCTTTATCGAGGTCGGAGCATCGCCCTTGTACACGATAGGCGCGGATCCCTTGCTCAACGATGCGCTGCAAAGCTGCGCCGGCGTGAACATCTATGCCGATACCGCCATTGCCGCACCCCAGATCAGTGCGGAAAGCGTCCTGGTCAAGCAGCCGCAGGTCGTCATTGCACCGGCATCCGGCAGCACACGCGTGGACGAAGTGCGCGAACGCTGGGCCGCCCTGGGTCTTCCGGCCGCCCTGAAGGGCCATGTCTACGGGATAGACCCGGATGCCTTCTTCCGCCCGGGACCGCGCCTCGTGGACGCGGCGCAAGAACTCTGCAGCTATCTGGACATGGCCCGATAG
- a CDS encoding COG3014 family protein: MKTLLITGLLAVVLSGCAVPQATRNYTADLYAGNVPGATENAIQQSDEKDGAPRNLLWALEAGTLLRHNGLFERSTKMLDGAEVLMKEDDTRNLAASGANQGLAVLVNDNVMPYSPAVYDTVMLNTYKALNFWQQGDYDNARVEWNRTDDRQRRAAEHFESEIDKQRDEIKKEQNADLVERSVSDSSGALKAAGVDIEHWAPYTGYVNPASLYLHGLYFLLNGENKADYDKARESLKRAFALTKNSQVKADMDATKRPKKLKPSIWIIFENGLAARKEERRIDLPLFLVSGNVSYTGIALPVMGDGQSAYPYVAVGRQQSQLLADMDTIIRGEFKTKFSGILIREIIRATAKTVVQKQLNDSNPWLGLAAAIAQAATTQADLRGWMSLPQNFQLLNVPYPADQQLVLSFPGGSDVTVDLPEKKQPIVIYVRALNPASQPSIHMLASK; the protein is encoded by the coding sequence ATGAAAACACTCTTGATTACCGGCTTGCTGGCGGTTGTTCTGAGCGGCTGCGCGGTGCCCCAGGCCACCCGGAACTACACGGCGGATCTGTATGCCGGCAACGTCCCCGGCGCCACCGAGAACGCCATCCAGCAATCCGATGAAAAAGACGGTGCGCCGCGCAACCTGCTCTGGGCCCTGGAAGCTGGAACCTTGCTGCGGCACAACGGCCTGTTCGAGCGGTCGACCAAGATGCTCGATGGCGCGGAAGTGCTCATGAAAGAGGACGACACGCGCAACCTGGCGGCCAGCGGCGCCAATCAGGGCCTGGCCGTGCTGGTCAACGACAACGTCATGCCCTACAGCCCCGCCGTGTACGACACGGTCATGCTGAACACCTACAAGGCGTTGAACTTCTGGCAGCAGGGGGACTATGACAATGCGCGGGTGGAATGGAACCGCACGGACGACAGGCAACGGCGCGCCGCGGAGCATTTCGAAAGCGAAATCGACAAGCAGCGCGATGAGATCAAAAAGGAACAGAACGCCGATCTGGTCGAGCGCAGCGTTTCCGACTCGAGCGGCGCGCTCAAGGCCGCCGGAGTCGACATCGAGCACTGGGCTCCCTATACGGGCTATGTCAATCCCGCGTCCCTGTATCTGCACGGCCTGTACTTTCTGCTGAACGGCGAGAACAAGGCCGACTACGACAAGGCGCGAGAGAGCCTGAAGCGCGCCTTCGCCCTGACCAAGAACAGCCAGGTCAAGGCCGACATGGACGCGACCAAGCGGCCCAAGAAGCTCAAGCCGTCCATATGGATCATTTTCGAGAACGGCCTGGCCGCCCGCAAGGAAGAACGCCGGATCGACCTGCCGCTGTTCCTGGTCAGCGGCAACGTCAGCTATACCGGCATTGCCCTGCCTGTCATGGGCGACGGCCAGTCGGCCTATCCCTATGTGGCGGTGGGCCGCCAGCAGAGCCAGCTGCTTGCCGATATGGACACCATCATACGCGGTGAATTCAAGACCAAGTTCAGCGGCATCCTGATCCGGGAAATCATACGCGCCACGGCCAAGACGGTCGTGCAGAAGCAGTTGAACGATTCCAATCCCTGGCTGGGACTGGCCGCGGCCATTGCGCAGGCCGCCACCACGCAGGCCGACCTGCGCGGCTGGATGAGCCTGCCGCAGAACTTCCAGTTGCTGAATGTCCCCTACCCCGCCGATCAGCAGCTCGTCCTGAGCTTTCCCGGCGGCAGCGACGTCACCGTGGATCTGCCCGAGAAAAAACAGCCCATCGTCATCTATGTGCGCGCGCTGAATCCGGCAAGCCAGCCCAGCATCCACATGCTGGCCTCCAAATAA
- the lpoB gene encoding penicillin-binding protein activator LpoB: protein MNTKLLLSSLAVTLALTGCATTTHYVDQKNDTVAVMGLDYKDFESAASEMVNQMLASPLMVHPKASQGGRYVMAVSNIVNDTTQRIDTDQLTKKIRISLLNSGRFIVTTAIGINGAEDDMTRKSRQLRNSKMVNQKTVKKDGRVIAPDYSLSGKIIQRVNRVNSRTQQVDYYFQLTMTNLDDGLAYWEGEYPIVKRGDNRTVTW, encoded by the coding sequence GTGAATACCAAGCTCCTGCTCTCCAGTCTGGCCGTGACCCTGGCGCTTACCGGCTGCGCCACCACCACCCATTATGTCGACCAGAAGAACGACACGGTCGCCGTCATGGGCCTGGACTACAAAGACTTCGAAAGCGCCGCCAGTGAAATGGTCAACCAGATGCTGGCATCGCCCCTGATGGTCCACCCCAAGGCATCGCAGGGTGGGCGCTACGTCATGGCCGTGTCCAATATCGTCAACGACACCACGCAGCGCATCGACACCGACCAGCTCACCAAGAAAATCCGCATCAGCCTGCTGAACTCGGGCCGCTTCATCGTGACCACGGCCATAGGCATAAACGGCGCCGAAGACGACATGACGCGCAAATCGCGCCAACTGCGCAATTCGAAGATGGTCAACCAGAAAACCGTGAAAAAGGACGGCCGCGTGATCGCGCCCGACTATTCGCTGTCCGGGAAGATCATCCAGCGCGTGAACCGCGTGAACAGCCGCACCCAGCAGGTCGATTACTACTTCCAGCTGACCATGACCAATCTGGACGATGGCCTGGCCTACTGGGAAGGCGAATACCCCATCGTCAAGCGCGGCGACAACCGGACGGTGACCTGGTAA
- a CDS encoding penicillin-binding protein activator LpoB, with translation MKTLAFLALAMLWPLQANAEIVVVQAKGYGDTYEQAVESALGDAVKQVNGASVATRSASPKAYVQVKDAKETRTQGSADTSLKKETREGGIFHDTVTDNTDTAKSAFDNTTATSGKTALEIGVGSSNEVRSQGKVKSYKVLSQECTDKGCQAELEVAIEKFEYKSKAAKLERDSISVVATGRLRNSKTAAQLRQAVTDKLVRSGRFTVLDRGNEAEIEKELAFLDSDKVSDEQRARLGQALGADYLLVLNLTQAGVATKVKETHVDMTGEYSREVSHSTSASMRYSLVESATRAVKWSDSMSFRSGGSQVNAAMDTFLDKVVGDVGEIINPPKVVGVHNGKVIINRGAGIAAAGQTYDIYSVGEELVDPDTGETLGATEENIATIRIVDVKPKLAYGEIVKGSADAVEKGAIARMKAPAAAPAKKKAPARKAKPSESDQNIDAAGGVIL, from the coding sequence ATGAAGACACTTGCCTTCCTGGCACTGGCCATGCTGTGGCCGCTGCAGGCGAATGCCGAAATAGTCGTCGTCCAGGCCAAGGGATATGGCGACACCTACGAACAGGCCGTGGAATCGGCGCTGGGCGACGCTGTCAAGCAGGTCAACGGCGCCAGCGTGGCCACGCGCTCGGCCAGCCCCAAGGCCTATGTGCAGGTCAAGGACGCCAAGGAAACCCGCACACAGGGCTCGGCGGATACCTCGCTGAAAAAGGAAACCAGGGAAGGCGGCATCTTTCACGACACGGTGACCGATAACACCGATACGGCCAAAAGCGCCTTCGACAACACCACGGCCACATCGGGCAAGACCGCGCTGGAGATCGGCGTGGGCAGCAGCAACGAGGTGCGCAGCCAGGGCAAGGTCAAAAGCTACAAGGTGCTCTCGCAGGAATGCACCGACAAAGGCTGCCAGGCCGAGCTTGAAGTCGCCATAGAGAAGTTCGAGTACAAGAGCAAGGCGGCGAAGCTGGAGCGCGACAGCATCAGCGTGGTCGCCACCGGTCGGCTGCGCAACAGCAAGACCGCCGCTCAGTTGCGCCAGGCCGTTACCGACAAGCTGGTAAGAAGCGGACGCTTCACGGTGCTGGACCGTGGCAACGAAGCCGAAATCGAGAAAGAGCTGGCCTTCCTGGACAGCGACAAGGTGTCCGACGAGCAGCGCGCGCGCCTGGGCCAGGCGCTGGGCGCCGACTACCTGCTGGTGCTGAACCTGACGCAGGCCGGCGTGGCCACCAAGGTAAAGGAAACGCATGTGGACATGACCGGCGAATACAGCCGTGAAGTCTCGCACTCCACCAGCGCCTCCATGCGCTATTCACTGGTCGAGTCCGCCACCCGGGCCGTGAAATGGTCCGATTCGATGTCCTTCCGCTCGGGCGGCAGCCAGGTCAACGCCGCCATGGACACGTTCCTGGACAAGGTCGTGGGCGACGTCGGCGAAATCATCAACCCGCCCAAGGTCGTCGGCGTGCATAACGGCAAAGTCATCATCAATCGCGGCGCCGGCATCGCGGCCGCCGGACAAACCTACGACATCTATTCGGTGGGCGAAGAACTGGTCGATCCGGATACCGGCGAAACCCTGGGCGCCACCGAGGAAAACATCGCCACCATCCGCATCGTGGACGTCAAGCCCAAGCTGGCCTACGGCGAAATAGTCAAGGGCAGCGCCGACGCGGTCGAAAAAGGCGCCATCGCCCGAATGAAAGCGCCCGCAGCGGCGCCGGCCAAGAAAAAAGCGCCCGCCCGCAAGGCCAAGCCTTCGGAATCCGATCAGAACATCGATGCGGCGGGGGGCGTCATTCTGTAA
- a CDS encoding thiazole synthase, with protein sequence MNHADTFTLAGRSYTSRLLVGTGKYKDFDETRQAIDASGAEIVTVAIRRTNIGQNAGEPNLLDFLPPSKFTILPNTAGCYTADDAVRTLRLARELLDGHDLVKLEVLGDKDNLFPNMPETLVAARTLVKEGFKVMVYCTDDPIQCRMLEDIGCIAVMPLASLIGSGMGILNPWNLRLIIDQAQVPVLVDAGVGTASDAAVAMELGCDAILMNTAISGARNPVLMASAMNKAVQAGREAFLAGRVPRKFYSADPSSPTEGLIQPRS encoded by the coding sequence ATGAATCACGCAGATACTTTCACCCTTGCCGGCCGCAGCTATACATCACGTCTGCTGGTCGGCACCGGCAAATACAAGGACTTCGACGAAACCCGCCAGGCCATAGACGCCAGCGGAGCCGAGATCGTCACCGTCGCCATACGCCGAACCAATATCGGGCAGAACGCGGGCGAACCCAATCTGCTGGACTTCCTGCCTCCCTCGAAATTCACCATCCTGCCCAATACCGCCGGATGCTATACCGCCGACGATGCCGTGCGCACCCTGCGCCTGGCGCGCGAACTGCTGGACGGCCACGATCTGGTCAAGCTTGAAGTGCTGGGCGATAAAGACAACCTTTTCCCCAACATGCCGGAAACGCTGGTCGCCGCCAGGACGCTGGTCAAGGAAGGCTTCAAGGTCATGGTCTATTGCACCGACGACCCCATACAGTGCCGCATGCTGGAAGACATAGGCTGCATTGCGGTCATGCCGCTGGCCTCGCTCATCGGCTCGGGCATGGGCATACTGAACCCCTGGAACCTGCGCCTGATCATCGACCAGGCGCAGGTTCCCGTCCTGGTGGACGCCGGCGTGGGCACGGCGTCCGACGCCGCCGTGGCCATGGAGCTGGGCTGCGATGCCATCCTGATGAACACCGCCATCTCGGGCGCCCGCAATCCCGTGCTCATGGCCAGCGCCATGAACAAGGCGGTGCAGGCCGGGCGCGAAGCCTTCCTGGCGGGGCGTGTGCCCCGCAAGTTCTACAGCGCCGATCCCAGTTCCCCCACGGAAGGCCTGATTCAACCCCGCTCCTAG
- the thiD gene encoding bifunctional hydroxymethylpyrimidine kinase/phosphomethylpyrimidine kinase has product MIPNTLTIAGVDPSGGAGILADIKTMSALGAYGTAVIAALTAQNTQAVTGISPVPPAFVAEQIDTLFADVRIDAVKIGMLGQRAVTRVVADRLAHWKPAHLVLDPVMVAKSGDHLLERSAVDELRESLLPLATLLTPNLPEAGVLLGSSPVDSLKEMRRVAEKLRRLLNDSGERWIFLKGGHLPGNDTIDVLHDGDRLIELPGRRIETRNTHGTGCTLSAALAALLPRVNDVPEAARQAKAYLVQAIARSGELTVGKGHGPVQHFHGWWPAPSQGK; this is encoded by the coding sequence ATGATCCCCAATACGCTTACCATCGCCGGCGTCGACCCTTCCGGCGGCGCCGGCATACTGGCCGACATCAAGACCATGAGCGCCCTGGGCGCCTACGGAACCGCGGTCATCGCCGCCCTTACCGCACAGAATACGCAGGCGGTCACGGGCATATCGCCCGTTCCCCCCGCCTTCGTCGCCGAGCAGATCGACACCCTGTTTGCCGACGTGCGCATCGACGCCGTCAAGATAGGCATGCTGGGTCAGCGGGCGGTCACGCGCGTGGTGGCCGACCGCCTGGCGCACTGGAAGCCCGCGCACCTGGTGCTGGATCCGGTCATGGTGGCCAAGAGCGGCGATCACCTTCTGGAGCGCTCCGCCGTGGACGAGCTGCGCGAAAGCCTGCTGCCCCTGGCCACCCTGCTCACGCCCAATCTGCCCGAAGCCGGCGTGCTGCTGGGATCGTCGCCGGTCGACTCGCTGAAGGAAATGCGCCGGGTAGCCGAAAAGCTGCGCAGGCTGCTGAACGATTCCGGCGAACGCTGGATCTTCCTGAAGGGCGGCCACCTTCCAGGCAACGACACCATCGACGTCCTGCACGACGGCGACCGCCTGATCGAGCTTCCCGGACGGCGCATCGAGACCCGCAATACGCACGGCACGGGCTGCACGCTTTCAGCCGCGCTGGCCGCCCTGCTGCCGCGAGTGAACGACGTTCCGGAAGCCGCCCGCCAGGCCAAGGCCTACCTGGTCCAGGCCATTGCGCGCTCGGGCGAATTGACGGTCGGCAAGGGCCACGGTCCGGTGCAGCATTTTCATGGATGGTGGCCCGCGCCAAGCCAGGGCAAATAA
- a CDS encoding protein-L-isoaspartate O-methyltransferase family protein yields MNVTALSEIERARFNMVEQQIRPWEVLDARVLQALFEVQRERYVPAPMQGMAFSDVELPLVINSVDTRESMLTPKVEARLAQELQLKPTDCVLEIGTGSGYQAALLAKLAQQVTSIEVDSRLAAFALQNLQRNQVGNVKVETGDAHAGWGTTEYDAILLTGSVPVVPDALKYQLRIGGRLVVVVGQNPVMTACRITRNSAASFDTVALFDTVIKPLRGATVPQFKF; encoded by the coding sequence ATGAACGTTACTGCGCTGTCTGAAATCGAACGAGCCCGGTTCAATATGGTCGAGCAGCAGATCCGGCCCTGGGAAGTCCTTGACGCACGGGTCCTGCAGGCGCTCTTCGAGGTGCAACGCGAACGCTATGTGCCGGCGCCCATGCAGGGAATGGCCTTCTCCGATGTCGAACTGCCGCTGGTGATCAATTCGGTCGATACGCGCGAAAGCATGCTTACGCCCAAGGTGGAAGCCCGCCTTGCGCAGGAACTGCAGCTCAAGCCCACCGACTGCGTGCTGGAAATCGGCACCGGCTCGGGCTATCAGGCCGCCCTGCTGGCCAAACTGGCGCAGCAGGTGACCAGCATCGAAGTCGATAGCCGGCTGGCCGCCTTCGCGCTGCAGAACCTGCAACGCAATCAGGTCGGCAACGTCAAGGTCGAAACCGGCGACGCGCATGCGGGCTGGGGCACGACCGAATACGACGCCATCCTGCTGACCGGCTCGGTGCCCGTCGTGCCCGACGCCCTGAAGTACCAATTGCGCATCGGCGGGCGCCTGGTCGTGGTCGTAGGCCAGAACCCGGTCATGACGGCATGCCGCATTACGCGCAACAGCGCGGCAAGCTTCGACACCGTCGCCCTGTTCGACACGGTCATCAAGCCGCTGCGCGGCGCGACGGTTCCCCAATTCAAATTCTAG
- a CDS encoding TolC family outer membrane protein: MPKARRRAKQLGFALLLAIGAAPVYAQDLLQIWQMALQRDPIYAASRAGRDADQEIIPQARAQLLPYITANAVAEVDDARRLQGLNESSRQRRGLWALTLVQPLFDVGAWGGLKRAEFIAKSADVIQARAYQELMLRVSQAYFDVLAAQDTLRALRAQKSAVETQLRAAKQGFDLGSTTITDTYEAQARLDLLNASELQAVNVLQVSQDQLAKIINERPQELAELAPGTVLPAPQPNRLEDWTFQSSSSSLAVAQAELATKIVEKQIDIAKSQHYPTLHLQAQTGSASDRGLYYPNGGPRSLDSTIGVQLSIPIFTGGEISSVVREHTSRLQQARYELENAKRQAVQSTQQYFSGVTSGLAQIKALQAAEKSSQASLQANQTGYEVGVRINIDVLNAQQQLYETQRSLSRARYDTLMNSLRLKASSGILNDQDIVAINQLLNGSAR; encoded by the coding sequence ATGCCTAAAGCCCGCCGGCGCGCAAAACAACTTGGATTCGCGCTGCTTCTGGCAATCGGCGCGGCGCCGGTCTACGCCCAGGATCTGCTTCAAATCTGGCAGATGGCGCTGCAGCGCGACCCCATCTATGCGGCCAGCCGTGCCGGCCGCGACGCCGACCAGGAAATCATCCCCCAGGCCAGGGCCCAACTGCTGCCCTACATCACGGCCAACGCCGTCGCCGAAGTGGACGACGCCCGGCGCCTGCAAGGCCTGAACGAAAGCTCCAGGCAGCGCCGCGGACTGTGGGCGCTGACGCTGGTGCAGCCTTTGTTCGACGTTGGCGCCTGGGGCGGCCTGAAGCGCGCCGAATTCATCGCCAAGTCGGCCGATGTCATCCAGGCCCGGGCCTATCAGGAATTGATGCTACGCGTTTCGCAGGCGTATTTCGATGTCCTGGCGGCGCAGGACACCTTGCGCGCCCTGCGGGCCCAGAAATCGGCGGTCGAAACACAATTGCGCGCCGCCAAGCAAGGCTTTGATCTGGGCAGCACCACCATCACCGACACCTATGAAGCGCAGGCGCGGCTGGATCTGCTGAACGCCAGCGAACTGCAGGCGGTCAACGTGCTGCAGGTCAGCCAGGATCAGTTGGCCAAGATCATCAACGAGCGGCCGCAAGAGCTTGCGGAGCTGGCTCCCGGCACCGTGCTGCCGGCGCCGCAGCCGAACCGCCTGGAAGACTGGACTTTTCAGTCATCCAGTTCCAGCCTGGCTGTCGCCCAGGCCGAACTGGCCACCAAGATTGTCGAAAAGCAGATCGACATTGCGAAAAGCCAGCACTACCCCACCCTGCACCTGCAGGCCCAGACCGGCAGCGCCTCGGACCGCGGCCTGTACTATCCCAACGGCGGGCCGCGTTCGCTGGACAGCACGATAGGCGTGCAGCTTTCCATCCCCATTTTCACCGGTGGGGAAATCTCCTCTGTCGTCCGCGAACATACATCGCGGCTGCAACAGGCGCGCTACGAGCTTGAAAACGCCAAGAGACAGGCGGTGCAATCGACGCAGCAGTATTTTTCGGGCGTGACCTCGGGCCTGGCCCAGATCAAGGCACTGCAAGCAGCCGAGAAATCCAGCCAGGCATCTCTGCAGGCCAATCAGACAGGCTACGAAGTGGGCGTGCGCATCAACATCGACGTGCTCAATGCCCAGCAGCAGCTGTACGAAACGCAGCGCAGCCTGTCACGCGCGCGCTACGACACGCTGATGAACAGCCTCAGGCTGAAGGCCAGCAGCGGCATCCTGAACGATCAGGACATCGTCGCCATCAATCAATTGCTGAACGGCAGCGCGCGCTGA
- a CDS encoding adenylyltransferase/cytidyltransferase family protein: MEPISKMDTDKPASKPARFESKVLTRDDCVAAIRAGVLPRPLIFTNGVFDILHRGHVTYLDRAAQLGASLIVALNTDESVRRLGKGEDRPLNCLADRAALIAALSCVGMVTSFEEDTPQALIEQLRPDVIVKGGDYDMETLPETASVKSWGGRAVAIPFEFQRSTTSLIGKIRR, translated from the coding sequence ATGGAGCCCATTTCCAAGATGGACACCGACAAGCCGGCAAGCAAGCCCGCACGCTTCGAATCCAAGGTGCTGACGCGGGACGATTGCGTGGCGGCGATCCGGGCGGGCGTGTTGCCGCGTCCGCTCATCTTCACCAACGGCGTGTTCGACATCCTGCATCGGGGCCACGTCACCTACCTGGACCGGGCCGCCCAACTGGGCGCCAGCCTGATCGTGGCGCTGAACACCGACGAATCCGTCCGCCGCCTGGGCAAGGGTGAGGATCGTCCCTTGAATTGCCTGGCGGACCGCGCCGCATTGATCGCGGCCCTGTCCTGCGTCGGCATGGTGACCAGCTTCGAAGAAGACACCCCGCAGGCGCTCATCGAGCAACTGCGCCCCGACGTCATCGTCAAGGGCGGCGACTACGACATGGAAACCCTGCCCGAGACCGCCAGCGTAAAAAGCTGGGGCGGCAGGGCGGTGGCGATACCTTTTGAGTTCCAGCGATCCACGACGTCCCTGATCGGCAAGATCCGGCGTTGA